In a single window of the Streptomyces cinnabarinus genome:
- the infC gene encoding translation initiation factor IF-3, with protein MWCYRGGSISAEPRINDRIRVPEVRLVGPSGEQVGIVPLAKALELAQEYDLDLVEVAANARPPVCKLMDYGKFKYESAMKAREARKNQAHTVIKEMKLRPKIDPHDYDTKKGHVVRFLKQGDKVKITIMFRGREQSRPELGYRLLQRLAEDVQDLGFVESNPKQDGRNMIMVLGPHKKKTEAMAEARQAQEARKADAKANPGKSQNAADSESAVETEAPAEASAEA; from the coding sequence GTGTGGTGCTACCGAGGAGGATCCATCAGCGCCGAGCCCCGCATCAACGACCGGATTCGCGTTCCCGAGGTGCGACTTGTCGGTCCCAGTGGCGAGCAGGTGGGCATCGTCCCGCTGGCCAAGGCACTGGAGCTTGCGCAGGAGTACGACCTGGACCTGGTCGAGGTCGCGGCGAACGCCCGTCCGCCCGTGTGCAAGCTCATGGACTACGGGAAGTTCAAGTACGAGTCGGCCATGAAGGCCCGTGAGGCGCGCAAGAACCAGGCGCACACGGTCATCAAGGAGATGAAGCTCCGGCCGAAGATCGACCCGCACGACTATGACACCAAGAAGGGTCACGTCGTCCGGTTCCTCAAGCAGGGCGACAAGGTCAAGATCACGATCATGTTCCGTGGTCGCGAGCAGTCCCGGCCCGAGCTGGGCTACCGACTGCTCCAGCGTCTCGCGGAGGACGTCCAGGACCTCGGTTTCGTCGAGTCGAACCCGAAGCAGGACGGCCGAAACATGATCATGGTCCTCGGTCCGCACAAGAAGAAGACCGAGGCGATGGCCGAGGCCCGCCAGGCGCAGGAAGCCCGCAAGGCAGACGCGAAGGCCAACCCCGGCAAGTCGCAGAACGCCGCGGACTCCGAGAGCGCCGTGGAGACCGAGGCGCCTGCCGAGGCTTCCGCCGAGGCGTGA
- a CDS encoding DUF1844 domain-containing protein — MSDTSPSDSPETPDFDEMTRDIAEVPAVEVIVTVAVNLMSAAAVKLGLTEEGDKYKDLDEARKLISALAGLLDASTTEISSFHAAPLKDGLKSLQLAFREASLVPDEPGQGPGEKYTGPVYG; from the coding sequence ATGAGTGACACCTCCCCCTCGGACAGCCCCGAGACGCCCGACTTCGACGAGATGACCCGCGACATCGCCGAGGTCCCCGCCGTCGAGGTGATCGTGACGGTCGCCGTGAACCTGATGAGCGCCGCCGCCGTGAAGCTCGGTCTGACCGAGGAGGGCGACAAGTACAAGGACCTGGACGAGGCCCGCAAGCTGATCAGCGCCCTCGCCGGTCTGCTCGACGCGAGCACCACCGAGATCAGCTCCTTCCACGCCGCCCCGCTCAAGGACGGCCTGAAGTCGCTCCAGCTCGCCTTCCGCGAGGCGTCGCTCGTCCCGGACGAGCCGGGCCAGGGCCCGGGCGAGAAGTACACCGGCCCGGTCTACGGCTAG
- the pheT gene encoding phenylalanine--tRNA ligase subunit beta, protein MRIPLSWLREYVDLPATETGRDVQAKLISAGLEVETVEQLGDGLKGPLVVGQVLTIEELTEFKKPIRFCTVDVGQANGTGEPQEIVCGARNFQAGDKVVVVLPGAVLPGGFAISARKTYGRNSHGMICSSDELGMGDDGTKGIIVLPPETEVGKDAVELLELVDEVLDIAVTANRGDCLSIRGVARETAIAYGLPLRDPALLDVPAPNAFGYPVQVSDPMGCDRFTARTVTGLSPEARSPIWLRRRLQKVGMRPISLAVDVTNYVMMELGQPLHAYDRGLVQGTIGVRRAEEGEKIVTLDGVERKLHSEDLVITDDRGPIGLAGVMGGANTEIADHEDLENATSDVVIEAAHFDQVAIARTARRHKLSSEASRRFERGVDPAAAAAAAQRTVDLLVLLAGGTAEAGVTEVVAPSAPHTITVPANHPDKVAGVVYGRETVVRRLQEVGCDVYGQDELIVTVPSWRPDLLEQNDLAEEVIRLEGYENLPSTLPKPPSGRGLTHRQRLHRRVGRALAGAGYVEAPNYPFISEQVFDQLGLDAEDPARRVVKLTNPLNDEEPALRTSLLPGLLGALRRNDGRGSHDLALFETGLVFQPREEQRSAAHLPVDRRPTDEEIAEVNSVLPEQPRHVAVVLAGAREQAGWWGAGRPAGWADAVQAARTVAAESGAELIVRSGQYGPWHPGRCAELAVAVDGAERVVGHAGELHPRVLKALGLPARTCATELDLDALEQAGDGVPQAPSISAFPVATQDVALVVDKFVPHTDVESALREGAGALLEAIRLFDVYENAEQLGDGKKSLAYALRFRAGDRTLTVDEASAARDAAVALAGERTGAVLRG, encoded by the coding sequence ATGCGGATCCCGCTTTCTTGGCTGCGGGAGTACGTCGACCTGCCGGCCACCGAGACCGGCCGCGATGTGCAGGCCAAGCTCATTTCGGCCGGACTCGAGGTCGAGACCGTCGAGCAGCTCGGCGACGGCCTCAAGGGCCCGCTGGTCGTCGGACAGGTGCTGACCATCGAGGAGTTGACGGAGTTCAAGAAGCCGATCCGCTTCTGCACCGTCGACGTCGGCCAGGCCAACGGCACGGGTGAGCCCCAGGAGATCGTCTGCGGCGCCCGGAACTTCCAGGCTGGCGACAAGGTCGTCGTGGTCCTCCCGGGCGCGGTGCTGCCCGGCGGCTTCGCGATCTCCGCGCGCAAGACCTACGGCCGCAACTCGCACGGCATGATCTGCTCCAGCGACGAGCTGGGCATGGGCGACGACGGCACCAAGGGCATCATCGTGCTGCCCCCGGAGACCGAGGTCGGCAAGGACGCCGTCGAGCTGCTCGAACTGGTCGACGAGGTCCTGGACATCGCCGTCACCGCCAACCGCGGCGACTGCCTGTCCATCCGCGGCGTCGCCCGCGAGACCGCCATCGCCTACGGTCTGCCGCTGCGCGACCCGGCGCTGCTCGACGTGCCCGCGCCGAACGCCTTCGGGTACCCGGTGCAGGTCTCCGACCCGATGGGCTGCGACCGCTTCACCGCCCGCACCGTCACCGGTCTGAGCCCCGAGGCGCGGTCCCCGATCTGGCTCCGGCGCCGGCTCCAGAAGGTCGGCATGCGCCCGATCTCGCTCGCCGTCGACGTCACCAACTACGTGATGATGGAGCTCGGTCAGCCGCTGCACGCCTACGACCGTGGCCTCGTCCAGGGCACGATCGGCGTCCGGCGTGCCGAGGAGGGCGAGAAGATCGTCACCCTCGACGGCGTCGAGCGCAAGCTGCACTCCGAGGACCTGGTCATCACCGACGACCGTGGTCCCATCGGCCTCGCGGGTGTCATGGGCGGCGCCAACACGGAGATCGCCGACCACGAGGACCTGGAGAACGCCACGTCCGACGTGGTCATCGAGGCCGCTCACTTCGACCAGGTAGCCATCGCGCGTACGGCCCGCCGCCACAAGCTGTCCTCCGAGGCGTCCCGTCGCTTCGAGCGCGGCGTCGACCCGGCTGCCGCCGCCGCTGCGGCCCAGCGCACGGTCGACCTGCTGGTGCTGCTGGCGGGCGGCACCGCCGAGGCCGGGGTCACCGAGGTCGTCGCGCCCTCCGCGCCGCACACCATCACCGTCCCGGCGAACCACCCCGACAAGGTCGCGGGCGTCGTCTACGGCCGTGAGACCGTCGTCCGCCGCCTCCAGGAGGTCGGCTGCGATGTGTACGGGCAGGACGAGCTGATCGTCACCGTCCCGTCCTGGCGGCCCGACCTGCTGGAGCAGAACGACCTCGCCGAGGAGGTCATTCGTCTGGAGGGCTACGAGAACCTGCCCTCCACGCTGCCCAAGCCGCCGTCCGGCCGTGGCCTGACGCACCGCCAGCGGCTGCACCGCCGGGTCGGCCGCGCGCTGGCCGGTGCCGGGTACGTCGAGGCGCCGAACTACCCGTTCATCAGCGAGCAGGTCTTCGACCAGCTCGGTCTGGACGCCGAGGACCCGGCCCGCCGGGTCGTGAAGCTCACCAACCCGCTCAACGACGAGGAGCCCGCGCTCCGTACGTCGCTGCTGCCGGGTCTGCTCGGCGCGCTGCGGCGCAATGACGGACGGGGCTCGCACGACCTGGCCCTGTTCGAGACCGGACTGGTCTTCCAGCCGCGCGAGGAGCAGCGGTCCGCCGCCCATCTGCCGGTGGACCGGCGGCCGACGGACGAGGAGATCGCCGAGGTCAACTCGGTGCTGCCCGAGCAGCCGCGCCATGTCGCCGTCGTCCTCGCGGGCGCCCGCGAGCAGGCCGGCTGGTGGGGCGCGGGCCGTCCGGCGGGCTGGGCCGACGCGGTGCAGGCCGCGCGGACCGTCGCCGCCGAGTCGGGCGCCGAACTGATCGTGCGGTCCGGGCAGTACGGGCCGTGGCACCCGGGCCGGTGCGCCGAGCTGGCGGTCGCCGTCGACGGCGCCGAGCGGGTCGTCGGTCACGCCGGTGAGCTGCACCCGCGGGTGCTCAAGGCGCTGGGGCTGCCCGCGCGCACCTGCGCGACGGAGCTGGACCTGGACGCGCTGGAGCAGGCCGGGGACGGGGTGCCGCAGGCGCCCAGCATCTCCGCCTTCCCGGTCGCCACGCAGGATGTCGCCCTCGTGGTCGACAAGTTCGTGCCGCACACCGACGTGGAGTCCGCGCTGCGTGAAGGCGCGGGGGCTCTGCTGGAGGCCATCCGGCTGTTCGACGTGTACGAGAACGCGGAGCAGCTGGGTGACGGCAAGAAGTCGCTGGCGTACGCGCTCCGCTTCCGCGCGGGCGACCGGACGCTGACGGTCGACGAGGCATCGGCCGCCCGGGACGCGGCGGTTGCCCTCGCGGGCGAGCGGACCGGGGCGGTGCTTCGGGGCTAG
- a CDS encoding sensor histidine kinase: MSVGTSSAPGARDVRRPPAPRSGELAELGLDPDDLPDGLVVADEQGRVVCFNAAAERITAVSAAEALGQRLEKALPLEDLEGRRWWQLTDPYGGLAIRVRQPERNLLLPGGREVLVSVRYVRAEPTGPVRRVVVSLRDTEARRRTERSHAELIATVAHELRSPLTSVKGFTATLLAKWERFTDDQKRLMLETVDADADRVTRLIAELLDISRIDSGRLEVRRQPVDIGAAVGRHIQAYVAAGQPADRFLLRLEQPLPDLWADPDKVDQVLSNLLENAVRHGEGTVTIDVTPTASPREGEDTGTSVTVSDEGSGIPEESMNRVFTRFWRGSKRGGTGLGLYIVKGIVEAHGGTITVGRAASGGAEFRFTLPVAAPAYLA; encoded by the coding sequence ATGAGTGTCGGCACGAGCAGCGCACCGGGAGCACGGGATGTGCGTCGCCCGCCCGCGCCCCGGTCCGGTGAGCTCGCCGAGCTCGGTCTCGACCCCGACGACCTGCCCGACGGACTCGTCGTCGCCGACGAGCAGGGCCGTGTCGTCTGCTTCAACGCCGCCGCCGAGCGCATCACCGCCGTCTCCGCCGCCGAGGCCCTCGGCCAACGGCTGGAGAAGGCCCTGCCGTTAGAGGATCTGGAAGGCCGCCGCTGGTGGCAGCTGACCGATCCGTACGGCGGCCTTGCCATCCGGGTGCGCCAGCCCGAGCGGAATCTGCTGCTGCCGGGCGGTCGGGAAGTGCTGGTGTCCGTGCGGTACGTCCGCGCCGAGCCCACCGGCCCGGTCCGCCGTGTCGTCGTCTCCCTGCGGGACACCGAGGCCCGGCGCCGCACCGAGCGCAGCCACGCCGAGCTGATCGCCACCGTCGCCCACGAGCTGCGCTCGCCGCTCACCTCCGTCAAGGGCTTCACCGCGACCCTGCTCGCCAAGTGGGAGAGGTTCACCGACGACCAGAAGCGGCTGATGCTGGAGACCGTCGACGCCGACGCCGACCGCGTCACCCGGCTCATCGCCGAACTGCTGGACATCTCCCGCATCGACTCCGGCCGCCTGGAGGTCAGGCGCCAGCCCGTCGACATCGGCGCGGCCGTCGGACGGCACATCCAGGCCTACGTCGCCGCGGGCCAGCCCGCCGACCGCTTCCTGCTGCGCCTGGAGCAGCCGCTGCCCGATCTGTGGGCCGACCCCGACAAGGTCGACCAGGTGCTCAGCAACCTGCTGGAAAATGCGGTGCGGCACGGCGAGGGAACCGTCACGATTGACGTCACGCCCACGGCGTCCCCCCGCGAGGGCGAGGACACCGGCACGTCGGTCACGGTGAGCGACGAGGGGTCCGGCATCCCGGAGGAGTCCATGAACCGCGTCTTCACCCGCTTCTGGCGGGGCAGCAAGCGCGGCGGCACCGGGCTCGGGCTCTACATCGTCAAGGGCATCGTCGAGGCCCACGGCGGCACCATCACGGTCGGCCGCGCCGCCAGTGGCGGCGCCGAGTTCCGATTTACGTTGCCCGTGGCCGCACCGGCGTATCTCGCCTGA
- a CDS encoding TrmH family RNA methyltransferase, translated as MPPVAPELISPRSPRVAAARRLAKRNFRGKERLFLAEGPQAVREAAGFEDTLVELFATVEAAERYADIIGEARAVGAWVHLASEQVIADISTTVTPQGLVGICRFLDTPFEEILAARPRLVAVLAHVRDPGNAGTVLRCADAAGAEAVVLTDASVDLYNPKAVRASVGSLFHLPVAVGVPVEQAVAGLKDAGVRILAADGAGDDDLDDELDKGTMGGPTAWVFGNEAWGLPEETRALADAVVRVPIHGKAESLNLATAAAVCLYASARAQRASGGCRSVTES; from the coding sequence ATGCCCCCTGTTGCCCCCGAGCTGATTTCCCCCCGTTCCCCTCGCGTTGCCGCCGCCCGGCGGCTCGCCAAGCGGAACTTCCGGGGGAAGGAGCGGCTGTTCCTGGCCGAGGGGCCGCAGGCGGTGCGGGAGGCGGCCGGGTTCGAGGACACCCTCGTCGAGCTGTTCGCCACCGTCGAGGCCGCGGAGCGGTACGCCGACATCATCGGCGAGGCCCGTGCTGTGGGCGCCTGGGTGCATCTGGCGTCCGAGCAGGTCATCGCCGATATCTCGACCACCGTCACGCCCCAGGGGCTGGTTGGGATCTGCCGGTTCCTGGACACCCCCTTCGAGGAGATCCTCGCCGCCCGGCCGAGGCTCGTCGCCGTACTCGCCCATGTGCGCGACCCGGGGAACGCGGGGACCGTGCTCCGGTGCGCCGACGCCGCCGGTGCCGAGGCCGTCGTCCTGACCGACGCCTCCGTCGATCTCTACAACCCCAAGGCCGTCCGCGCCTCCGTCGGATCGCTGTTCCATCTGCCCGTGGCCGTGGGCGTGCCCGTCGAGCAGGCGGTCGCCGGGCTGAAGGACGCCGGGGTGCGGATCCTCGCCGCCGACGGCGCCGGGGACGACGATCTCGACGACGAGCTGGACAAGGGAACCATGGGCGGGCCGACCGCCTGGGTGTTCGGCAACGAGGCATGGGGGCTTCCGGAGGAGACCCGCGCGCTCGCGGACGCCGTCGTGCGCGTACCGATCCACGGGAAGGCCGAGAGTCTGAACCTCGCCACCGCCGCGGCCGTATGTCTCTACGCGTCGGCCCGTGCACAGCGCGCCTCCGGAGGGTGCCGCTCCGTCACCGAGAGCTAG
- a CDS encoding transcriptional regulator gives MQPNTLLDAILDEAGISHAGLAAHVNQAGRARGLALRYEHTAVARWLKGQRPRGQVPDLICEVLAGRLQRPVTLDDIGLGVPGEPSAPHGTSLSGFVERATALWRSDEQQRPHILGAPAVTGTPAVMPVWEWENPPEDVDVSRGGRHRVTPADIQMLRAARTHYEQMYRKAGGVATRTRIVGFLNAEAAPLLRGSYTDATGRQLHRATGGLVAIAGICAYDSDAHGLAQRYFHQALRLAKASGDRGLGAYVIALLVNQALFMREFRQAVAFAEAALRAAGKHITPALASDLYAMQAKAYAHLGDGTSALSCIRRAEQAAERIRRGYEPDETGYVQPGLVNVQVAEALLSLGELAAAGEHAAAAVDNPAHDRGRVHRLAMLSTIELRQGHADKAVATAVQMAEQARGMESQRLRDRLRAVRDHLARSGCAGTSEAAELIDGALRVPL, from the coding sequence ATGCAGCCCAACACTCTGCTCGACGCGATCCTGGACGAGGCCGGGATCTCGCACGCGGGGCTGGCGGCACACGTGAACCAGGCGGGCCGGGCACGCGGCCTCGCGCTCCGATACGAACACACCGCCGTGGCACGGTGGTTGAAGGGGCAGCGCCCGCGCGGTCAGGTCCCCGACCTGATCTGCGAGGTGCTGGCGGGCCGGCTCCAACGGCCCGTCACCCTCGACGACATCGGGCTCGGCGTTCCCGGTGAGCCCTCCGCCCCGCACGGCACCTCGCTGTCCGGGTTCGTCGAGCGGGCCACCGCGCTGTGGCGCTCCGACGAGCAGCAGCGCCCGCACATACTCGGCGCCCCCGCGGTCACCGGCACCCCCGCGGTGATGCCGGTGTGGGAGTGGGAGAACCCGCCCGAGGACGTGGATGTCTCCCGGGGCGGCCGGCACCGGGTCACCCCGGCCGACATCCAGATGCTGCGGGCCGCCCGCACCCACTACGAGCAGATGTACCGCAAGGCCGGCGGTGTCGCGACCCGCACCCGGATCGTCGGCTTCCTGAACGCCGAGGCCGCCCCGCTGCTGCGCGGCAGCTACACCGACGCCACCGGCCGCCAACTCCACCGCGCCACCGGCGGATTGGTCGCCATCGCCGGGATCTGCGCCTACGACTCCGACGCGCACGGACTGGCCCAGCGCTACTTCCACCAGGCGCTGCGGCTGGCGAAGGCCAGCGGCGACCGGGGCCTCGGCGCCTATGTGATCGCCCTGTTGGTCAACCAGGCGCTGTTCATGCGGGAGTTCCGGCAGGCCGTCGCCTTCGCGGAGGCCGCGCTGCGCGCCGCCGGCAAGCACATCACCCCCGCGCTCGCCTCCGATCTGTACGCGATGCAGGCCAAGGCGTACGCCCACCTCGGCGACGGCACGAGCGCCCTGTCCTGCATCCGGCGTGCCGAGCAGGCCGCCGAACGCATCCGGCGCGGATACGAACCCGATGAGACGGGCTATGTCCAGCCGGGCCTGGTCAATGTCCAGGTGGCGGAGGCGCTGTTGAGCCTCGGCGAGCTGGCGGCGGCCGGGGAGCACGCGGCCGCGGCTGTCGACAATCCCGCCCATGACCGGGGCCGGGTGCACCGGCTCGCCATGCTCAGCACGATCGAACTGCGCCAGGGCCACGCGGACAAGGCCGTGGCCACCGCCGTGCAGATGGCCGAACAGGCCAGGGGAATGGAGTCGCAGCGGCTGCGCGACAGACTCCGGGCGGTGCGCGATCACCTGGCGCGCAGCGGCTGTGCCGGTACCTCCGAAGCCGCCGAACTCATCGACGGCGCACTGCGCGTACCGCTCTAG
- the pheS gene encoding phenylalanine--tRNA ligase subunit alpha, producing MSAPNKSYDPVEVEALKPEEIERMRDEALAAFAAADSLDALQEAKVAHTGGTSPLALANREIGALPPHAKAAAGKLVGQARGAVNKALTGRQTELEAERDARVLVEEAVDVTLPHDRVPAGARHPLTTLSERIEDIFVAMGYEVAEGPQVEAEWFNFDALNIGPDHPARGEADTFFVEGPKGGTESGVVLRTHTSPVQIRSLLDRELPVYVICPGRVYRTDELDATHTPVFHQVELLAVDEGLTMSDLKGTLDHMVQSLFGEGMKTRLRPNFFPFTEPSAEMDMLCYVCKGESVGNPDRPCRTCSSEGWIELGGCGMVNPRVLTACGVDPEKYSGFAFGFGIERMLMFRHNVEDMRDMVEGDIRFTRPFGMEI from the coding sequence ATGTCGGCACCGAATAAGTCGTACGACCCTGTCGAGGTCGAGGCGTTGAAACCGGAAGAGATCGAGCGCATGCGGGACGAGGCGCTCGCCGCCTTCGCCGCCGCGGACTCCCTCGACGCGCTCCAGGAGGCCAAGGTCGCCCACACCGGTGGCACCTCCCCGCTGGCCCTCGCCAACCGCGAGATCGGCGCCCTGCCCCCGCACGCCAAGGCCGCCGCGGGCAAGCTCGTCGGCCAGGCCCGAGGCGCCGTGAACAAGGCGCTCACCGGCCGTCAGACCGAGCTGGAGGCGGAGCGCGACGCGCGCGTGCTGGTCGAGGAGGCGGTGGACGTCACGCTGCCCCACGACCGGGTACCGGCCGGCGCCCGCCACCCGCTGACCACGCTCTCGGAGCGCATCGAGGACATCTTCGTGGCCATGGGCTACGAGGTCGCCGAGGGCCCCCAGGTCGAGGCCGAGTGGTTCAACTTCGACGCCCTCAACATCGGCCCGGACCACCCGGCGCGCGGCGAGGCCGACACCTTCTTCGTCGAGGGCCCGAAGGGCGGCACCGAGTCCGGTGTCGTGCTGCGCACCCACACCTCGCCGGTGCAGATCCGCTCCCTGCTCGACCGCGAGCTGCCGGTCTACGTCATCTGCCCGGGCCGCGTGTACCGCACCGACGAGCTGGACGCCACCCACACCCCGGTCTTCCACCAGGTCGAGCTGCTCGCCGTGGACGAGGGCCTGACCATGAGCGACCTCAAGGGCACCCTGGACCACATGGTCCAGTCCCTGTTCGGCGAGGGCATGAAGACCCGGCTGCGGCCGAACTTCTTCCCGTTCACCGAGCCGTCCGCCGAGATGGACATGCTCTGCTACGTGTGCAAGGGCGAGTCCGTCGGCAACCCCGACCGGCCCTGCCGCACCTGCTCCAGCGAAGGCTGGATCGAGCTGGGCGGCTGCGGCATGGTCAACCCGCGGGTGCTCACCGCCTGCGGCGTCGACCCGGAGAAGTACAGCGGCTTCGCCTTCGGGTTCGGCATCGAGCGGATGCTGATGTTCCGCCACAACGTCGAGGACATGCGAGACATGGTCGAGGGTGACATCCGGTTCACCCGGCCGTTCGGGATGGAGATCTGA
- the rplT gene encoding 50S ribosomal protein L20 — protein sequence MARVKRAVNAHKKRRAILEQASGYRGQRSRLYRKAKEQVTHSLVYNYNDRKKRKGDFRQLWIQRINAAARANGITYNRFIQGLKAANVEVDRKILAELAVNDATAFAALVEVAQKALPADVNAPKAA from the coding sequence GTGGCACGCGTCAAGCGGGCAGTCAACGCCCACAAGAAGCGCCGGGCGATCCTGGAGCAGGCCTCCGGCTACCGCGGTCAGCGTTCGCGCCTGTACCGCAAGGCCAAGGAGCAGGTCACCCACTCGCTGGTCTACAACTACAACGACCGCAAGAAGCGCAAGGGCGACTTCCGTCAGCTGTGGATCCAGCGCATCAACGCCGCTGCCCGCGCCAACGGCATCACGTACAACCGCTTCATCCAGGGCCTGAAGGCCGCCAACGTCGAGGTCGACCGCAAGATCCTCGCCGAGCTGGCCGTCAACGACGCCACCGCGTTCGCCGCGCTGGTCGAGGTCGCGCAGAAGGCCCTGCCGGCGGACGTCAACGCGCCGAAGGCTGCGTGA
- the rpmI gene encoding 50S ribosomal protein L35: MPKNKSHSGASKRFKVTGSGKVLRERAGKRHLLEHKSSRVTRRLTGNAEMAPGDAKKIKKLLGK, translated from the coding sequence ATGCCGAAGAACAAGTCGCACAGCGGTGCCAGCAAGCGCTTCAAGGTCACCGGCTCCGGCAAGGTGCTCCGTGAGCGCGCCGGCAAGCGCCACCTGCTTGAGCACAAGTCGTCCCGCGTGACGCGTCGCCTCACCGGCAACGCCGAGATGGCCCCGGGCGACGCCAAGAAGATCAAGAAGCTTCTCGGCAAGTGA
- a CDS encoding SseB family protein: MANKNIPDSPFSDDDGSVDPALSAALAAWSEDRTAVAPVLAALRGARLLVPVVAVLGEVEEDENGLRREKTSDMAVPTLRAGDRKALPAFTSIDSLARWDPAARPVAVALHQALEAAAHEKADTVVLDMSGPVTFELTGPALLALAEGRTSADPLADPAVVAAVRAAVAAEPAVLRAHLGPGQADGTLALVLDPAAAPAQAARAVAERIAADETLRARLVRGLDLALLPAEATPPGEPLYVR; the protein is encoded by the coding sequence GTGGCGAACAAGAACATTCCCGACTCCCCCTTCTCCGACGACGACGGCTCCGTCGACCCCGCCCTGAGCGCGGCGCTCGCGGCCTGGTCCGAGGACCGCACCGCCGTGGCACCGGTGCTGGCGGCGCTCAGGGGCGCCCGGCTGCTGGTCCCGGTGGTGGCCGTCCTCGGCGAGGTGGAGGAGGACGAGAACGGTCTGCGCCGCGAGAAGACCAGCGACATGGCCGTACCGACGCTGCGGGCCGGTGACCGCAAGGCGCTGCCCGCCTTCACCTCCATCGACTCCCTCGCCCGCTGGGACCCCGCGGCCCGCCCGGTCGCCGTGGCCCTGCACCAGGCCCTGGAGGCCGCCGCGCACGAGAAGGCGGACACCGTCGTGCTGGACATGTCGGGACCGGTGACCTTCGAGCTGACCGGACCGGCGCTGCTCGCCCTCGCCGAGGGCCGTACGTCCGCCGACCCGCTCGCCGACCCGGCGGTGGTGGCGGCGGTACGGGCCGCGGTGGCCGCCGAGCCGGCCGTGCTCCGCGCCCACCTCGGGCCCGGACAGGCCGACGGCACCCTGGCCCTCGTACTCGACCCGGCCGCCGCCCCCGCCCAGGCCGCCCGCGCGGTCGCCGAGCGCATCGCCGCCGACGAAACACTGAGGGCCCGCCTGGTACGCGGACTCGACCTGGCACTGCTGCCGGCCGAGGCCACGCCACCGGGCGAGCCCCTTTACGTCAGGTGA
- a CDS encoding PP2C family protein-serine/threonine phosphatase, with product MIRIRAAIPRRLLALGLPTAWGAMAITYKLACPLAQSDALGARVVTSAVFFAVGTGLILHVRQALLRELRQIRRVAGVAQSVLLRPLPPRIDGLNIAAAQLSADRGASVGGDLYEVIATEHGVRVVMGDVRGHGIAAVGTAAALLGSFREAVHDEPDLDRVLRRLERALDRHLRARSRDEHPAAEEFATVLLLEIATEGDVRVLNCGHPWPYLIRGTRVEQLDRADPLPPLGSFPLPPELPVAVCGVLLPGDTLSLHTDGVEDARDGHGRFFSLQAALVGAVHAQPSSPQLMLRTVLRALMHHTGGTPADDVALLILRNDRTHPLGARGTARPATTRPQPTTHL from the coding sequence ATGATCCGCATCAGGGCTGCGATTCCCCGTCGGCTGCTCGCGCTGGGGCTGCCCACCGCCTGGGGCGCGATGGCGATCACCTACAAGCTCGCCTGCCCGCTCGCCCAGTCGGACGCCCTCGGGGCGCGCGTGGTGACCAGCGCCGTGTTCTTCGCGGTCGGCACCGGCCTGATACTCCATGTCCGCCAGGCCCTGCTCCGTGAGCTGCGGCAGATCCGCCGGGTCGCCGGAGTCGCGCAGAGCGTGCTGCTGCGGCCACTGCCCCCGCGTATCGACGGACTGAACATCGCCGCCGCCCAGCTCTCCGCCGACCGAGGGGCCAGTGTGGGCGGCGACCTGTACGAGGTCATCGCCACCGAGCACGGTGTGCGGGTGGTGATGGGCGACGTCCGCGGCCATGGAATCGCCGCCGTCGGTACGGCCGCCGCCCTGCTCGGCAGCTTCCGCGAGGCGGTCCATGACGAGCCCGACCTGGACCGGGTGCTGCGCCGGCTGGAGCGGGCCCTGGACCGGCACCTTCGCGCGCGCTCCCGGGACGAACACCCCGCGGCGGAGGAGTTCGCGACCGTCCTGTTGCTGGAGATCGCAACGGAGGGCGACGTACGGGTCCTCAACTGCGGTCATCCATGGCCGTACTTGATCAGAGGTACGCGGGTCGAGCAGCTGGACCGGGCGGACCCGCTGCCCCCGCTCGGCTCCTTCCCGCTGCCGCCGGAACTCCCGGTCGCCGTCTGCGGCGTTCTGTTGCCCGGCGACACCCTGAGCCTCCATACGGACGGTGTCGAAGACGCCCGTGACGGACATGGCCGGTTCTTTTCCCTGCAAGCAGCGTTAGTGGGAGCAGTCCATGCCCAGCCGTCGTCACCACAATTGATGCTGCGCACGGTGCTCAGAGCACTGATGCACCACACAGGAGGCACACCGGCAGACGATGTCGCGTTGCTGATCCTGCGGAACGACCGAACCCACCCTTTAGGGGCACGGGGAACCGCGCGACCAGCCACAACGCGCCCGCAGCCGACAACGCACCTTTAG